Within Psychromonas sp. psych-6C06, the genomic segment CCAGCGGGTAAGAACCTATTGATTGAAGGACGAATCATTTTAGAAGCGGTACAACGATTGGCAGAAAAAACGCAAACCATCTCTAATGGTTGGGAGCCCAAAATTAATATTGCCATTAGCTCTATTTTGCACTGCGATAGTATTTTCATAATATTAAAACAATTTTTAGATCAGCACCCGAGTATCGAAATGGATATCAGCGAGGAGATAATGAATGGTGCTTGGGAGGCTTTAGTGGATGATCGCGTTGATATGATCATTGGCTCTTCCGGAGAAGTACCAAAACAAAAAGGGATACAAACACAACCACTGTGCATTTTTGACCGTGTTTTTGTAGTGAGTCCAGATCACCCTTTAACACAGGTTGCCCAACCTATCGGTCACGACATTATTGCGCAACATCGTGCCGTTGTCGCCCATGATACGGCAAGACAATGGATAACCCAGACGCATTCAGTGATCAGTAAAGATAACTATTTTTATGTACCGAGTGTGGAATATAAGCTGCGTGCACAACTGCAGGGCATCGGCTGTGGTTTTTTACCGCGTTCACGAGTACAAAAGTACCTCGACAGTGGGCAACTTGTTGAATTGACGCTTGACCCAGTGTTATGCCCAGTCCCCCTTTACCTAGCATGGAAAACCGTAAACAGGGGCAAGGCGTTACAAACAGTGAGAGAGATGTTAATCGCACA encodes:
- a CDS encoding LysR family transcriptional regulator; its protein translation is MQNLPITLEAITVLDAIEKRGSYAAAAEQLNKVPSALSYIVQKLEEQLQVTIFQKQGRRSVLTPAGKNLLIEGRIILEAVQRLAEKTQTISNGWEPKINIAISSILHCDSIFIILKQFLDQHPSIEMDISEEIMNGAWEALVDDRVDMIIGSSGEVPKQKGIQTQPLCIFDRVFVVSPDHPLTQVAQPIGHDIIAQHRAVVAHDTARQWITQTHSVISKDNYFYVPSVEYKLRAQLQGIGCGFLPRSRVQKYLDSGQLVELTLDPVLCPVPLYLAWKTVNRGKALQTVREMLIAQKANIHC